One genomic segment of Aliidiomarina minuta includes these proteins:
- a CDS encoding acylphosphatase: protein MQRWTFYISGKVQGVFYRQSTLEKARQLEVTGFTRNLPDGRVQVIAEGEKHQLQQLLDWCWQGPERARVDDIEIVPEHATQEFTGFTIHH, encoded by the coding sequence ATGCAACGCTGGACCTTCTACATATCTGGAAAAGTGCAGGGCGTATTTTACCGCCAGTCCACGCTGGAAAAAGCCCGTCAACTGGAAGTGACCGGCTTCACCCGCAACCTCCCGGACGGCCGCGTGCAAGTCATCGCGGAAGGCGAGAAACACCAGTTACAACAACTGCTCGACTGGTGCTGGCAAGGACCTGAAAGAGCCCGTGTGGATGATATTGAGATAGTCCCGGAGCACGCCACCCAGGAATTTACTGGTTTTACCATTCATCACTAA
- a CDS encoding LysR substrate-binding domain-containing protein: MRDWQGISEFVAVAEQQSFTAAAQKLGLSVAQVSRNVSELEKRLTVKLLYRSTRRVSLTEEGTLYLQHCRHLVQSLDEADRTMSNLKAVPQGTLKITAPVYFGETRIAPILHDFLSEYPDMELDLQLTNDKLDLIQGSFDLAIRLGQLHDSSLIARRLGKRTHYLVASPAYLKESGMPGDISELSQHQCLTGTVEHWRFMQSGKNVQFRPRGRIRCNSGLALMDAALKGLGIAQLPDYYVAEKINQGCLVVLLDDDREPDDGIWALYPQNRHLSAKVRRVVDFLQQALSVKTI; encoded by the coding sequence ATGCGTGACTGGCAAGGTATTAGTGAGTTTGTAGCTGTTGCTGAACAGCAAAGTTTTACGGCGGCTGCGCAAAAGCTGGGTTTATCCGTGGCTCAGGTAAGCCGCAATGTTAGTGAGCTGGAGAAACGATTGACGGTGAAATTATTGTACCGCTCGACACGTCGGGTAAGCCTGACCGAAGAAGGCACCCTGTATTTACAGCATTGCAGGCATCTGGTGCAAAGCCTGGATGAAGCGGATCGGACGATGAGTAATTTGAAGGCGGTGCCGCAGGGCACGTTAAAAATCACCGCGCCAGTGTATTTCGGAGAAACCCGGATAGCCCCAATATTACATGATTTCCTCTCTGAATACCCGGATATGGAACTGGACTTGCAGCTTACCAATGACAAGTTGGATCTTATTCAGGGTAGCTTTGACCTGGCGATTCGTCTGGGCCAGTTGCATGACTCCAGTCTTATCGCTCGCCGTCTGGGCAAAAGAACCCATTATCTGGTGGCCTCGCCTGCTTATCTAAAGGAATCAGGAATGCCGGGTGATATCAGTGAGCTGAGTCAGCATCAATGTTTGACCGGTACTGTGGAGCACTGGCGTTTTATGCAGTCAGGTAAGAATGTTCAATTCCGGCCCCGTGGTCGTATACGCTGTAATAGTGGCCTGGCTTTGATGGATGCAGCCCTGAAGGGTTTAGGCATTGCTCAGTTGCCAGACTATTACGTGGCAGAAAAAATAAATCAGGGGTGTCTGGTTGTGCTTCTGGACGATGATCGTGAACCTGATGATGGTATCTGGGCGTTATATCCACAAAACAGGCATTTATCCGCAAAAGTGAGACGAGTCGTGGACTTTTTACAGCAAGCGCTGTCAGTGAAAACTATTTAA
- a CDS encoding FMN-dependent NADH-azoreductase — protein sequence MNILHLNSGIFADQSVSTQLSNKVISRLQQENPQATVVTRDLISNPISHLDAEILMAAGTEENARSSRQQEELALTETLLEELFAADLVVIGAPMYNFTVPSQLKAWIDRIAQSGRTFRYTESGAEGLLTGKRAILASARGGFYSEGEAVAMDHQESYMKNVLAFVGITDVTIVRAEGLNISAEQRAESIDKASTNIDALAAG from the coding sequence ATGAATATTTTACATTTGAACAGTGGCATTTTTGCTGACCAGTCAGTTTCAACTCAGTTAAGCAACAAAGTAATTTCGCGTCTGCAACAGGAAAATCCACAAGCAACCGTGGTTACTCGCGATCTGATCAGCAACCCGATTTCACACCTTGATGCTGAAATACTAATGGCAGCAGGCACTGAAGAAAACGCCCGTAGTTCGCGTCAGCAAGAAGAGCTGGCTTTAACTGAAACTTTGCTGGAAGAGCTTTTTGCTGCAGATCTTGTAGTCATTGGTGCTCCTATGTACAACTTCACGGTTCCAAGCCAATTGAAAGCCTGGATTGACCGTATCGCGCAGTCAGGTCGCACTTTCCGTTATACCGAAAGCGGCGCAGAAGGTTTATTAACCGGTAAGCGGGCTATTCTGGCTTCGGCTCGTGGTGGTTTTTATAGCGAAGGTGAAGCGGTGGCAATGGATCATCAGGAAAGCTACATGAAGAACGTGCTTGCCTTCGTAGGCATCACCGACGTTACTATAGTTCGTGCTGAGGGACTTAATATCAGTGCTGAACAACGTGCGGAGTCAATTGATAAAGCCAGCACTAATATCGACGCTCTGGCGGCTGGATAA
- a CDS encoding YqiA/YcfP family alpha/beta fold hydrolase — protein MRKVIFSHGKESGPWGTKIKRLAEIARRFKLDVESVDYSDTMDPDIRAQRLLNTLHDETAEECILVGSSMGGYVTLQAAKEVPVAASFVLAPAIYMPGYEDKAPNHTLQNLAIVHGWDDEIIPVEHSIRFAREQNCTLHLVNDDHRLINSLPQIELWFSAFLNQLGLQAD, from the coding sequence ATGCGTAAGGTTATTTTTTCACACGGCAAGGAAAGCGGCCCCTGGGGTACCAAAATAAAACGTCTGGCAGAGATTGCCAGGCGTTTTAAGCTGGACGTTGAAAGCGTCGACTACAGCGACACCATGGACCCTGATATAAGGGCCCAGCGGCTGCTCAACACACTGCATGATGAAACAGCAGAAGAATGTATCTTAGTAGGTTCCAGCATGGGTGGCTACGTCACCCTGCAGGCCGCAAAAGAAGTCCCTGTGGCAGCCAGTTTTGTGTTGGCGCCTGCCATTTATATGCCCGGTTATGAAGACAAAGCACCAAACCATACACTGCAAAACCTGGCGATAGTACATGGCTGGGATGACGAAATCATACCGGTTGAGCATTCCATTCGTTTTGCCCGTGAGCAAAACTGCACTCTGCACCTGGTCAACGACGATCATCGACTCATTAACAGTTTGCCTCAGATTGAACTCTGGTTCAGTGCCTTTCTTAACCAGCTCGGGCTCCAAGCTGATTAA
- the dgt gene encoding dGTPase, with translation MFDFDSKFSIERPYPSSQDETLQRANESDRGRIINSAAVRRLQQKTQVFPLERNAAVRSRLTHSLEVQQTGRFIVQTLCRKLQQQQPGHPLLSYERSMESMVEMACLMHDIGNPPFGHFGEAAISRWFAHCLPELKGGLSPELTHELANFEGNAQAIRLISNLQRLNLTYAQAASVLKYTRLAAEAKPETHEALSYLKKKPGYYASEIDYVEALKKAVKLPDGHRHPLTYLMEAADDISYCLADMEDGVDKNILSYQDLSQHLQQEFEKLCENAGIDAEAAHFADHSFAEVLSAALQAADEEPINKKHEFFVKLRVGFIHALVEHAADTFIEQLPSVFAGSLNQALLEDDSACHQLIKTLKNVAVRHIFSVPEVETLELQGYRIITGLLDYYRPLLELSTDEFRQLTQGEGRQLLLESRLYKRLPGKHQRAYLLQITRKPEQVVADAQTWELYCRCRLLQDMVSGMTDQFALDEFNQLGARAG, from the coding sequence ATGTTTGATTTTGATAGTAAATTCTCGATAGAACGTCCCTACCCCTCGTCTCAGGACGAAACTCTGCAGCGGGCCAATGAAAGCGATCGCGGACGTATTATCAATTCGGCAGCCGTACGTCGTCTGCAGCAAAAAACTCAGGTATTTCCGCTGGAGCGCAATGCGGCGGTGCGTAGCCGTTTAACTCATTCGCTGGAAGTGCAGCAGACCGGGCGTTTCATTGTGCAGACATTATGTCGCAAATTGCAGCAACAGCAACCCGGACACCCTTTGCTCAGCTACGAGCGCTCGATGGAAAGCATGGTCGAGATGGCCTGCCTGATGCACGACATCGGCAACCCGCCTTTTGGTCATTTTGGCGAGGCGGCGATATCACGTTGGTTTGCGCATTGCCTGCCAGAATTGAAAGGAGGTTTATCGCCCGAGCTGACCCATGAACTCGCTAACTTCGAGGGCAACGCTCAGGCGATTCGGCTGATTAGTAATCTGCAGCGGCTCAACCTTACTTATGCCCAGGCTGCGTCGGTGCTGAAATATACCCGGTTGGCGGCGGAAGCTAAACCTGAAACCCATGAAGCTTTAAGCTATTTGAAGAAAAAACCGGGCTATTACGCTTCTGAAATTGATTACGTAGAAGCCCTGAAAAAGGCAGTTAAACTGCCAGACGGGCACCGCCACCCACTGACCTATCTGATGGAAGCTGCTGATGATATCTCCTACTGCCTGGCGGATATGGAAGATGGTGTGGATAAGAATATTCTGAGTTACCAGGATTTGAGCCAGCATTTGCAGCAAGAATTTGAGAAGTTATGCGAAAATGCCGGTATTGATGCCGAAGCTGCACATTTTGCCGACCATAGTTTTGCTGAGGTATTAAGTGCAGCTTTGCAAGCTGCGGACGAAGAGCCTATTAATAAGAAGCATGAATTTTTTGTCAAACTCAGAGTGGGTTTTATTCACGCTTTAGTTGAGCATGCCGCCGATACCTTTATTGAACAGCTGCCGTCGGTTTTTGCAGGCAGTCTGAATCAGGCGCTTCTCGAAGACGATTCTGCCTGTCACCAGTTAATCAAAACCCTTAAAAATGTTGCTGTACGCCATATTTTCAGTGTGCCTGAGGTAGAAACCCTGGAGTTGCAGGGGTATCGAATCATCACTGGATTGCTCGATTATTACCGACCGTTACTGGAACTGTCGACGGACGAATTCCGTCAGTTAACGCAGGGAGAAGGGCGTCAGTTATTGCTTGAGAGCCGTTTGTATAAAAGGTTGCCAGGTAAACACCAGCGAGCTTATTTGTTGCAGATAACGCGCAAGCCTGAGCAGGTAGTTGCCGATGCCCAGACCTGGGAGCTGTATTGCCGCTGCCGTTTATTACAGGACATGGTGAGCGGCATGACCGATCAGTTTGCGCTGGATGAGTTTAATCAGCTTGGAGCCCGAGCTGGTTAA
- a CDS encoding methyl-accepting chemotaxis protein, with translation MKIATRLYTGFGILLAMMLAITVFGVTQVVQVDRVLTAVNEQDSVEQRQAINFRGSVHDRAIAIRDAVMVQDRQAAQTHLNEIEELDNFYQQANRELQQLYSERARSDHERRLLSDIERAENATLALTERTIAMLDRGEHERATRFVLDEVSPAYSDWLATINAMIDHQEINIQGQVNGVIDQTTGFAAAMMTITLIAIIAGIVIAYRIITRLLRTIGGEPEEAAELIKRIAAGDLTVSVRTKYKGSIMAAVGQLAQDLSLMIKETISASSELAAASMQLAQTAARNEQLIEQQQSETDQGAAAIHQMSQTVQEVASHTVEASNVAGNADTEFKTGEQEVAKSQSSINSLADEVRGAAQVIDNLSEESRKIGSVLEVIQGIAEQTNLLALNAAIEAARAGEHGRGFAVVADEVRSLATRTQQSTSQINEMIERMQGGASQAVSVMQRGQEQASESVEQARRAGESLQGINKSVTMLNDMNAQIATAAEEQSTVAEEINQNFVRITDSAAASSKGAKEISEASRDLEALAQSLQNNVRKFSVSE, from the coding sequence ATGAAAATCGCGACACGACTATATACAGGTTTTGGTATTTTGCTGGCAATGATGCTCGCGATTACCGTTTTTGGCGTTACTCAGGTAGTACAGGTGGATCGTGTTCTGACTGCTGTAAACGAGCAGGATTCAGTAGAACAGCGTCAGGCCATTAACTTTCGCGGAAGCGTGCATGACCGGGCCATTGCCATCCGGGATGCCGTTATGGTGCAGGATCGCCAGGCTGCACAAACACACTTAAATGAAATAGAAGAGTTAGACAATTTTTATCAACAGGCTAATCGTGAGCTGCAGCAACTTTATAGCGAGCGTGCACGCAGCGATCATGAACGCCGCCTGTTGAGCGATATTGAACGCGCAGAAAACGCGACACTGGCTTTAACTGAGCGCACCATTGCTATGTTGGATCGTGGCGAGCATGAACGGGCCACTCGCTTCGTTCTTGATGAAGTGTCCCCCGCTTACTCTGACTGGTTAGCCACTATTAATGCCATGATCGATCATCAGGAAATCAATATTCAGGGTCAGGTCAATGGCGTTATTGATCAAACCACAGGTTTTGCTGCGGCCATGATGACCATCACCCTTATCGCGATTATTGCCGGTATTGTGATTGCCTATCGCATCATCACACGTCTGCTGCGTACTATCGGTGGCGAGCCTGAAGAAGCCGCCGAGCTTATTAAGCGAATTGCGGCAGGTGATTTAACGGTCAGCGTGCGCACTAAATATAAAGGCAGCATTATGGCTGCAGTTGGGCAGCTAGCGCAGGATCTCTCGCTCATGATCAAAGAGACCATAAGTGCTTCCAGCGAACTGGCCGCAGCCTCCATGCAACTGGCGCAAACCGCTGCACGCAATGAACAACTGATCGAGCAACAACAATCTGAGACCGACCAGGGCGCAGCTGCAATTCATCAGATGTCGCAAACTGTGCAGGAAGTTGCCAGCCACACAGTAGAGGCCTCTAACGTAGCAGGCAACGCCGATACCGAGTTTAAAACGGGTGAGCAGGAAGTGGCCAAAAGCCAGAGCTCAATAAACTCGCTGGCCGATGAAGTCAGAGGTGCTGCTCAGGTTATTGACAATCTTTCCGAAGAAAGCCGTAAAATTGGCAGCGTGCTGGAAGTGATTCAGGGCATAGCTGAACAAACCAATTTACTGGCATTGAATGCCGCCATTGAAGCGGCCCGTGCAGGTGAACATGGCCGCGGTTTCGCAGTAGTCGCGGATGAAGTTCGTAGTCTGGCGACCCGTACGCAGCAGTCTACCAGCCAGATAAACGAAATGATTGAGCGCATGCAAGGCGGTGCGTCACAGGCAGTCAGTGTTATGCAGCGTGGTCAGGAGCAGGCATCTGAAAGTGTCGAACAGGCCCGTCGTGCTGGCGAATCCCTGCAAGGCATCAATAAGTCAGTCACTATGCTTAATGACATGAACGCGCAAATCGCTACCGCCGCTGAAGAACAGTCGACCGTCGCTGAAGAGATCAACCAGAACTTCGTGCGCATTACCGATTCTGCTGCGGCTTCTTCGAAGGGCGCCAAAGAAATCAGTGAAGCCAGTCGTGACCTTGAAGCGCTGGCACAATCACTGCAAAATAACGTACGTAAATTCAGCGTCAGCGAGTAA
- a CDS encoding DUF6694 family lipoprotein, with protein sequence MNNLYKVLLASIFALALAACSGGEPTLDMTNESAFDSSIQNVMAELDEAEQERFSEALSAIMMDEMMKGMSEGKSEEEIETAMKDRVQGKTANEIIAEAQ encoded by the coding sequence ATGAACAATCTTTATAAAGTATTGCTTGCCAGTATATTTGCATTAGCTCTTGCTGCCTGTAGTGGCGGAGAACCGACTTTGGACATGACCAACGAGTCAGCTTTTGACAGCTCAATTCAAAACGTTATGGCTGAACTGGACGAAGCCGAGCAGGAGCGTTTTTCTGAAGCTTTAAGCGCCATCATGATGGACGAGATGATGAAAGGCATGAGCGAAGGTAAGTCCGAGGAAGAAATTGAAACCGCAATGAAAGATCGGGTTCAAGGTAAAACCGCGAACGAAATTATTGCTGAAGCCCAGTAA
- a CDS encoding S-(hydroxymethyl)glutathione dehydrogenase/class III alcohol dehydrogenase, translated as MDTIKTRAAVAWGPGEPLSIEEVDLQPPQKGEVLVRIVATGVCHTDAYTLSGSDPEGIFPAILGHEGAGIVEAIGEGVTSVEIGDHVIPLYTPECGVCKFCTSGKTNLCQAIRSTQGQGLMPDGTTRFSKDGQPIYHYMGTSTFAEHTVVPEIALAKISKEAPLEEVCLLGCGVTTGMGAVRNTAKVEAGDTVAVFGLGGIGLSVIIGAVMAGASRIIAIDVNEDKFEIAKQLGATDFINPNDYDKPVQEVIVELTEGGVDYSFECIGNVKVMRSALESCHKGWGESVIIGVAGAGEEISTRPFQLVTGRVWRGSAFGGVKGRSQLPDYVQRYLDGEFKLSTFITHNMGLDDINQAFDLMHEGKSIRSVIHFDR; from the coding sequence ATGGATACCATAAAAACACGAGCAGCCGTTGCCTGGGGCCCTGGCGAACCACTTTCTATTGAAGAAGTTGATTTACAGCCACCGCAAAAAGGCGAAGTTCTGGTACGCATTGTCGCCACTGGCGTTTGCCATACCGATGCTTACACATTGTCCGGTTCTGATCCTGAGGGCATTTTCCCAGCTATTTTAGGCCATGAAGGTGCTGGTATTGTAGAAGCCATCGGCGAAGGCGTGACGTCGGTAGAAATAGGCGATCACGTAATTCCTTTATACACGCCTGAATGTGGCGTGTGTAAGTTCTGTACCTCGGGTAAAACCAACCTGTGTCAGGCAATTCGCAGCACTCAGGGCCAGGGGCTGATGCCAGACGGCACCACTCGCTTCTCTAAAGATGGCCAGCCCATTTACCACTACATGGGTACTTCAACCTTTGCCGAACATACTGTAGTGCCTGAAATCGCACTGGCTAAAATCAGTAAAGAAGCGCCCCTGGAAGAAGTCTGCCTGCTGGGTTGTGGTGTCACCACCGGCATGGGTGCTGTACGCAACACCGCCAAAGTGGAAGCCGGCGATACAGTGGCCGTATTTGGTCTGGGTGGCATTGGCTTATCCGTTATCATCGGCGCGGTTATGGCCGGTGCCAGCCGCATTATCGCCATTGATGTCAACGAAGATAAGTTTGAGATCGCCAAGCAACTCGGTGCGACCGACTTTATTAATCCGAATGATTACGATAAGCCTGTGCAGGAAGTGATTGTTGAACTGACTGAAGGTGGCGTTGACTATTCCTTTGAATGCATTGGCAACGTAAAAGTCATGCGTTCGGCTCTAGAGTCCTGCCATAAAGGCTGGGGCGAGTCGGTGATAATCGGAGTTGCCGGTGCCGGCGAAGAAATTTCCACCCGGCCCTTCCAACTGGTAACCGGCCGGGTATGGCGTGGCAGTGCTTTTGGTGGTGTTAAAGGTCGCAGCCAGTTACCAGATTATGTACAACGTTATCTTGATGGTGAATTTAAGCTCAGTACCTTTATTACCCATAATATGGGGCTGGACGATATCAATCAGGCTTTTGATTTAATGCATGAAGGCAAATCTATTCGCTCGGTCATTCATTTCGACCGCTAA
- a CDS encoding LysR family transcriptional regulator — MQNLTNLALFAHVAEQGSFSQAARVLGMPKSTLSRRINELELAQGVRLLNRSTRKLSLTDVGRAFLVHCQTLVAAAEAAEEVTQFVQEKPRGRVRLSSPYALSQSLLIKILPLFMQQYPDVVIDLVVSNAAVNLIDDQIDVALRVRSKIEDSSLIARPLAPSPMALFAHADFVAQKGKPQDPTDLISWPSLSMHYTSGRYQYDFTSVKGESMSISYKPRLITDDLWVLREAAAQKQGMAALPVYLCHEYVAQGLLQPVLPDWRLPVGNMHLVYPHRRGLLPAVRLLIDFLVEQMPIAAGEAGIGELSDAWGE, encoded by the coding sequence ATGCAGAATTTAACCAATCTGGCCCTTTTTGCTCATGTTGCTGAGCAAGGGAGTTTCAGCCAGGCGGCTAGGGTGCTGGGCATGCCGAAGTCGACCTTAAGCCGGCGCATTAATGAACTGGAATTAGCTCAGGGAGTGCGGTTACTGAATCGGAGTACACGTAAGCTCAGCCTGACCGATGTGGGACGTGCCTTTCTGGTGCATTGTCAGACGCTGGTGGCAGCGGCTGAGGCGGCCGAAGAGGTCACTCAGTTTGTACAGGAAAAGCCTCGTGGCCGGGTTCGCCTTAGCAGCCCTTATGCTTTAAGTCAGAGCCTGTTGATAAAGATCCTGCCTTTGTTCATGCAACAATATCCGGATGTAGTGATTGATCTGGTGGTAAGCAATGCGGCCGTTAATTTGATCGATGATCAGATAGATGTCGCACTGCGGGTTCGCTCTAAAATTGAGGACTCCTCGTTGATAGCCCGCCCACTGGCCCCCTCGCCAATGGCGTTATTTGCTCATGCCGATTTTGTTGCGCAGAAAGGAAAACCTCAGGACCCGACCGATCTCATTAGCTGGCCTTCGCTTTCTATGCATTACACCAGTGGTCGTTACCAGTATGATTTTACTTCGGTAAAAGGTGAAAGCATGAGCATCAGCTATAAACCGCGTCTGATTACTGATGATCTCTGGGTGTTGCGTGAAGCTGCGGCTCAGAAGCAAGGTATGGCGGCCCTGCCCGTGTATTTATGCCACGAATATGTGGCCCAGGGATTATTGCAACCCGTACTGCCCGACTGGCGATTGCCTGTGGGTAATATGCATTTGGTATATCCGCACCGCCGGGGCTTGTTACCCGCAGTACGTTTGCTTATCGACTTTCTGGTAGAACAGATGCCGATTGCTGCCGGTGAAGCGGGAATTGGTGAGCTTTCCGATGCCTGGGGCGAGTAA
- a CDS encoding YajQ family cyclic di-GMP-binding protein: MPSFDVVSEIDDVELRNAVDNAARELSTRFDFRGVEAKIELKEYTVTLTTESDFQLNQMLELLRNHCSKRGISMAGVDMEDEPVHSGKNYSYHVVFKQGLEQPEAKKIIKKLKDAKLKVQAQIQGEKVRVTGKKRDDLQEAIALLKGSDIELPLQYENFRD, encoded by the coding sequence ATGCCAAGTTTTGATGTGGTTTCAGAAATAGACGATGTGGAATTACGTAATGCTGTGGATAATGCAGCCCGGGAGCTGAGCACCCGTTTTGACTTTCGCGGGGTTGAAGCAAAGATTGAGCTTAAAGAATATACCGTCACTTTGACCACCGAATCTGATTTTCAGCTGAATCAAATGCTGGAACTGTTGCGCAATCATTGCAGCAAGCGCGGAATTTCTATGGCGGGTGTAGATATGGAAGACGAGCCTGTGCATAGCGGCAAAAACTACAGTTATCATGTTGTTTTTAAGCAGGGACTGGAGCAGCCGGAAGCGAAGAAAATTATTAAGAAATTAAAAGATGCCAAGCTGAAAGTGCAGGCGCAGATCCAGGGCGAGAAAGTGCGTGTGACAGGTAAAAAACGCGACGACCTGCAAGAGGCCATCGCGTTACTTAAAGGCTCGGACATTGAGCTGCCGTTGCAGTATGAGAACTTTCGTGACTAA
- the fghA gene encoding S-formylglutathione hydrolase — protein sequence MTTAKLNKASEQLAFGGRQIRFTHSSEVLHCEMQFSVFLPPQAEHKAVPAVYWLSGLTCNDENFSAKAGAQRAAAELGLALIIPDTSPRGEDVPDDADGAFDFGLGAGFYVNATQKPWQKHYQMYDYILHELPALVEAELPLNEERAISGHSMGGHGALVIGLNNTEKYRSISAFSPVCNPTDCPWGRKAFSHYLGDDKSLWQAYDASILLRAKVSAPPILVDQGTADNFLEEQLKTQALEAANKESNNGAQIRYQEGYDHSYYFIATFIEEHLRFHAGNLSSKQNI from the coding sequence ATGACGACAGCTAAACTGAATAAGGCTAGCGAACAGCTGGCCTTTGGCGGCCGCCAGATTCGCTTTACTCACTCCTCTGAAGTGCTGCACTGCGAAATGCAGTTCTCAGTATTTTTACCACCGCAGGCCGAGCACAAAGCAGTACCTGCGGTTTATTGGTTGTCTGGCCTAACCTGCAATGATGAAAATTTTTCCGCCAAAGCCGGAGCACAGCGTGCTGCTGCGGAACTTGGCCTTGCACTTATCATTCCGGATACCAGCCCTCGGGGTGAAGACGTTCCTGACGATGCTGACGGCGCTTTTGACTTTGGCCTTGGCGCTGGCTTTTATGTCAACGCCACGCAAAAGCCCTGGCAAAAACACTATCAGATGTATGATTATATTCTGCATGAATTGCCAGCGCTGGTAGAAGCGGAATTGCCGCTGAACGAAGAGCGCGCAATAAGCGGTCATTCGATGGGCGGGCATGGCGCCCTGGTCATTGGTTTAAACAATACTGAAAAGTATCGTTCCATTTCAGCCTTTTCACCAGTTTGTAATCCCACTGATTGCCCATGGGGCAGAAAAGCATTCAGCCATTATCTGGGTGACGATAAAAGTCTTTGGCAGGCATATGACGCTTCTATATTGCTAAGAGCTAAAGTTTCGGCGCCACCGATCCTGGTTGATCAGGGAACCGCCGATAACTTCCTTGAGGAACAACTGAAAACGCAAGCGCTGGAAGCTGCCAATAAAGAGAGTAACAATGGCGCACAAATTCGTTATCAAGAAGGGTACGACCATAGCTACTACTTTATTGCTACTTTCATTGAAGAGCACCTGCGTTTTCATGCTGGCAACCTCTCCAGCAAGCAGAATATTTAG